Proteins encoded together in one Neobacillus sp. FSL H8-0543 window:
- a CDS encoding DUF4395 domain-containing protein encodes MSKQIRSIPRPLVKTNQWVIVISVVLTWVFSVEWFLLLPLLAGLSGIVFKYNPVMKVAKLFLSKKPEEYVPEDWEQQQFNQKMAVFCLGAGFLGFLFEWNTVGYVFTILVATAASVAILGFCIGCFIHYQWKMYTYKRANQ; translated from the coding sequence ATGTCTAAACAAATTCGATCCATCCCTCGTCCGCTTGTCAAAACAAACCAATGGGTCATTGTCATAAGTGTTGTCTTAACATGGGTTTTCAGTGTGGAGTGGTTCTTACTATTACCTTTACTAGCTGGACTCTCAGGAATTGTTTTCAAATATAATCCAGTAATGAAGGTAGCAAAGCTCTTTCTTTCGAAAAAACCAGAGGAATATGTTCCCGAAGATTGGGAGCAACAACAATTTAACCAAAAAATGGCTGTTTTTTGTTTGGGAGCTGGATTTTTAGGGTTTTTGTTTGAATGGAATACAGTAGGCTATGTGTTCACGATTCTTGTAGCAACAGCAGCATCTGTTGCTATATTAGGTTTTTGCATAGGTTGTTTTATACATTATCAGTGGAAGATGTACACTTATAAACGAGCAAATCAATAA
- a CDS encoding DegV family protein: MIKIITDSSADLPKQIIEQYDITLVPLTVTIEGQDYLEKVDLTPQEFFTKMFSTEALPKTSQPSPASFAEAYSKFGTDTEILCLTISSGLSGTYQSACIGKDLSSAKVTVFDTLAGSLGHGLQITRAAELVEQGHTIEEIVANLTEYRENMNILVLLNTLENIVKGGRLSKFQGSLAKILNIKVILERVDGGKVEILEKIRGKKKFQKRVLEVIQERGTDFSNTTFGITHTGNKDDVEAIKQEINEKFHPKDIIVNYMGATMGTYAGKDGMIISF, encoded by the coding sequence TTGATTAAGATCATTACAGATAGTTCAGCAGATTTACCTAAACAAATAATCGAGCAATACGACATAACGTTAGTGCCTTTAACTGTAACCATTGAAGGACAAGATTATTTAGAAAAAGTGGACCTTACACCACAGGAATTTTTCACAAAAATGTTTTCTACGGAAGCCCTTCCTAAGACATCCCAACCCTCGCCTGCTTCCTTTGCTGAAGCCTATTCCAAATTCGGTACGGACACAGAAATACTATGTCTTACTATATCTTCGGGGCTAAGTGGTACATATCAATCAGCATGTATTGGCAAGGATCTATCCAGTGCAAAAGTTACCGTATTTGATACCTTGGCTGGATCATTGGGACATGGACTTCAAATTACCCGTGCGGCTGAATTAGTGGAGCAAGGTCATACTATCGAAGAAATCGTAGCAAATTTAACGGAATATCGAGAAAATATGAACATCCTTGTCCTCTTAAATACCCTAGAGAACATAGTTAAAGGCGGACGCCTGAGTAAATTTCAAGGCTCTCTGGCGAAAATCTTGAACATCAAGGTTATTTTGGAAAGAGTGGATGGCGGTAAGGTAGAAATTCTCGAAAAAATTAGAGGAAAAAAGAAGTTCCAAAAGAGAGTGCTTGAGGTCATACAAGAAAGAGGTACTGACTTTTCTAACACGACATTTGGAATTACTCACACTGGGAATAAAGATGATGTTGAAGCGATAAAACAGGAAATTAATGAAAAGTTTCATCCAAAGGACATTATTGTGAATTATATGGGAGCCACAATGGGAACATATGCAGGTAAGGATGGTATGATTATCTCGTTCTAA
- a CDS encoding ATP synthase F0 subunit B: MGDIEIFGIPISLGTMVYQAILFTALIFILKRKLLGKLLEAMENRRESIDNKLKLADTYKKEAESLLFKQREMTDKATREAREIIAQSRLEASLIVKEARKDALVIRSQAYQDMKRMKERGAS; this comes from the coding sequence ATGGGGGATATTGAGATCTTTGGTATACCAATTTCATTAGGAACAATGGTTTATCAAGCGATTTTATTTACTGCTCTAATTTTTATCCTCAAAAGAAAACTTCTAGGTAAGCTTCTGGAGGCGATGGAAAACAGGAGGGAATCAATTGATAACAAACTCAAACTTGCCGATACCTATAAGAAAGAAGCTGAGTCACTCCTGTTCAAACAACGAGAAATGACGGATAAAGCAACACGTGAAGCAAGAGAAATTATTGCCCAAAGCCGTCTGGAAGCCTCACTTATTGTAAAAGAGGCTAGAAAGGATGCTCTAGTGATTCGTTCTCAGGCCTATCAAGACATGAAAAGGATGAAGGAGCGTGGGGCATCATGA
- a CDS encoding DUF3939 domain-containing protein, with protein MKKEFVKEHGKMLEKFVLDNEANWVYIQYIRGNFEKTSYFLKKEPEYTNEYIERFFNEYNVSEEIQTEVRSYFSNEKKSTDSHLQEFVNFLITTLSLHIMIGVALGLSIFGGYKLGVKLDTITNSGSAFTIIGVLFGFAVGALIGYVMIYNYFGSHSMNGLTKTKGSAGRMKKKDGLDWPSIEATLPDVHEAIRCFSKDLPAGINRTILIKEDYSIDFEQLAPYIGGIPTRPFYMSKETYEIFEEKEMELPPIIDKVQKAVNLYYKVNNRYPIKPYDSLHRVNYYQLIQGHYLDEKPETDLYFTDYDGLITSLKPNRKKLGG; from the coding sequence ATGAAAAAAGAGTTCGTAAAAGAACATGGAAAAATGCTGGAGAAATTCGTTTTAGACAATGAAGCAAATTGGGTTTATATACAATATATAAGGGGGAACTTCGAAAAAACATCCTACTTCTTAAAAAAGGAACCTGAATACACCAATGAATATATCGAAAGATTTTTCAATGAATATAATGTTTCAGAGGAAATTCAAACAGAGGTTAGGTCATATTTTAGTAATGAGAAGAAGTCGACCGATTCCCACCTGCAAGAGTTTGTTAACTTTCTAATCACAACTTTATCCTTACACATTATGATTGGCGTCGCCCTTGGATTGTCCATCTTTGGAGGCTACAAGCTCGGTGTGAAATTGGACACCATAACAAATAGTGGTTCTGCTTTTACGATTATTGGTGTTCTATTCGGTTTTGCAGTTGGCGCCTTAATTGGTTATGTAATGATTTATAATTATTTTGGAAGCCATTCGATGAACGGGCTTACAAAAACAAAAGGGTCTGCTGGAAGAATGAAAAAAAAAGATGGGCTTGACTGGCCATCCATTGAGGCTACTCTCCCGGATGTCCATGAAGCCATTCGCTGCTTCTCAAAAGATTTGCCTGCTGGCATTAATAGAACCATACTCATTAAGGAAGATTATAGCATTGACTTTGAACAACTTGCACCATATATCGGCGGGATACCTACAAGACCATTTTATATGTCTAAAGAAACCTATGAAATCTTTGAGGAAAAGGAGATGGAGCTTCCGCCAATAATCGATAAGGTCCAAAAAGCAGTAAATTTGTATTATAAAGTGAATAATCGCTATCCAATTAAGCCATACGATTCGCTGCACCGAGTGAATTACTATCAGCTTATCCAGGGGCATTATCTCGATGAAAAGCCAGAGACAGACTTATATTTTACCGATTATGACGGCCTCATTACCAGTCTTAAGCCTAACAGAAAAAAACTAGGAGGTTAA
- a CDS encoding MFS transporter: MERRDGVLMSVDQRKKIIILMINMFIAIGSFGIIIPILPAYLESINQGGTAAGLFIAIFAGAQFVFSPIAGKWTDQYGRRRMIIYGLTGLTISMFIFYFSNSIWMLYGSRFVGGIGAALLVPAIFAYVADITSFEQRAKGNSLVSAAMSLGIVVGPGIGGFLADFGLKFPLLISALVSLVAVLFSIIVLKESKVIQTAQTSEMQEAETMVAKIAQSVKKPYFIPLIITLVMSFGLIAYESVIGLYLDNQFNSSAKDIAIMVTATGVVSVIVQLFVVDRIVNRWGEVAVLNIFIAVAAVGFLFSLFATSYALFFGISLIIFLSTSILRPVLNTLISKLAGNEQGFAMGMNNAYMSIGNVLGPTLAGLLYDVKITYPFVLGFALLAVTLFITVSWQKRSLKAKAAL, encoded by the coding sequence ATGGAACGAAGGGACGGAGTTTTAATGTCAGTTGATCAACGAAAGAAAATAATTATCTTAATGATAAATATGTTTATTGCAATTGGTAGCTTTGGAATCATCATTCCTATCTTACCAGCCTATTTAGAATCGATTAACCAAGGAGGAACCGCTGCTGGCCTGTTTATTGCCATCTTTGCCGGAGCTCAGTTTGTCTTTTCTCCTATCGCTGGTAAATGGACAGATCAATACGGTCGCCGCAGGATGATCATCTATGGTCTAACAGGATTAACCATCTCCATGTTTATCTTTTATTTCTCCAATTCCATCTGGATGCTTTACGGTTCTCGATTTGTTGGTGGAATCGGTGCAGCATTACTTGTACCAGCTATTTTTGCCTATGTTGCCGATATTACGTCCTTTGAGCAGCGTGCGAAAGGGAACAGCTTAGTATCTGCTGCAATGTCACTTGGTATCGTTGTTGGGCCAGGAATCGGCGGATTTCTAGCAGACTTTGGCTTAAAGTTTCCTCTATTAATCTCAGCACTTGTCTCCCTTGTTGCTGTGCTGTTTTCCATTATCGTATTAAAGGAAAGTAAGGTAATTCAAACTGCACAGACGTCTGAAATGCAAGAAGCTGAAACAATGGTGGCTAAAATTGCCCAATCCGTGAAAAAGCCTTATTTCATCCCATTAATTATTACACTCGTTATGAGCTTTGGTTTAATTGCATATGAGTCAGTAATCGGACTCTATCTCGATAACCAGTTTAATTCTAGTGCGAAAGATATTGCCATCATGGTGACTGCTACTGGAGTTGTCAGTGTAATTGTTCAACTTTTTGTTGTTGACCGGATTGTCAATCGCTGGGGTGAAGTTGCTGTATTAAATATCTTTATCGCTGTGGCCGCAGTTGGATTTCTTTTTTCACTATTTGCTACTAGCTACGCCCTATTCTTCGGGATTTCACTCATTATCTTCCTTTCGACCTCAATTCTAAGGCCTGTACTAAACACGCTTATTTCTAAGTTAGCGGGGAATGAGCAAGGGTTTGCGATGGGGATGAACAATGCATATATGAGTATTGGTAACGTTTTGGGGCCGACTCTTGCTGGATTGCTTTATGATGTTAAAATCACTTATCCATTTGTTTTGGGCTTTGCTTTATTGGCTGTAACCTTGTTTATAACCGTTAGTTGGCAAAAGCGATCTTTGAAAGCAAAGGCAGCTTTGTAA
- a CDS encoding cation-translocating P-type ATPase has product MIKHINQHKNHITALSAILIAIGLLFGLQGNAEIKSAALIIATIIASIPIFIKAFQALRMKAFSIELLVTIAVIGALFIGEYTESAIVTFLFLFGDYLEVRTLQKTRSALKELVDMAPQEALVIRGDGNMVTIPVEEVEKGDRVIIRSGGKVPVDGSIISGQASLNEAAITGESVPAAKKVDDKVFSGTIVDNGYIEIIAEKVGDDTTFAKIIELVEEAQETKSKTEKFLDKFSNYYTPAVALLSILVYIVTRDLHIAITFLVVACPGALVIGAPVSNVAGIGNGARNGVLVKGGEVMDKFAKVDTLVFDKTGTLTKGKPEVTDIKIFNGQEEDELLGWVAQAETISEHHLGQTIVKEAKKRKLVLAVDQVNGEVIKGNGIRAYVDGHKLAIGNRKLMDTENINLPIEAADYALHREKEGNTAIFSAVDGTIAGIFSIADQIREDAPRAIAELRKNGIKKIVMLTGDNVHTAELVANELGLDEFHAELLPENKVEYVKKLRSEGHVVAMAGDGINDAPAIATADIGLAMGEGGTDVSMETADVVLMADKLMQLSHAYSLSKATIRNMKQNTYFAVAIVFVLLAGVLMGSVHLASGMFIHEASVLIVILNAMRLIRFNRKSEKEEIELEPVHARM; this is encoded by the coding sequence ATGATTAAACACATTAACCAACATAAAAATCATATTACTGCCTTATCTGCCATTTTAATCGCCATTGGGTTATTATTCGGTCTGCAGGGAAATGCAGAAATAAAAAGCGCTGCACTAATTATCGCCACAATTATTGCAAGTATTCCAATATTTATTAAAGCTTTTCAGGCACTTCGAATGAAGGCTTTCAGTATTGAATTATTGGTAACGATTGCCGTAATCGGTGCACTCTTTATTGGTGAATACACTGAATCCGCGATCGTCACCTTCTTATTCTTGTTTGGTGATTATCTAGAAGTACGTACGTTACAAAAAACAAGGTCAGCACTGAAAGAGTTAGTCGATATGGCTCCACAAGAAGCACTTGTCATTCGTGGTGATGGAAACATGGTAACCATTCCAGTTGAAGAGGTAGAAAAGGGAGATCGTGTAATTATTCGCTCAGGCGGGAAGGTGCCGGTTGATGGAAGTATCATTTCTGGCCAGGCATCATTGAACGAAGCGGCAATTACAGGTGAGTCCGTTCCTGCAGCAAAGAAAGTAGACGATAAAGTTTTTAGCGGGACAATTGTGGATAATGGATATATTGAAATCATTGCGGAAAAGGTTGGTGATGACACAACTTTTGCTAAAATTATTGAGCTTGTTGAAGAGGCACAGGAGACAAAATCAAAAACAGAGAAGTTTCTTGATAAATTTTCCAATTATTACACACCGGCAGTTGCCTTATTATCGATTCTAGTCTACATCGTGACAAGAGATCTTCACATTGCGATTACATTCCTTGTTGTGGCTTGTCCAGGTGCCTTGGTTATAGGCGCACCTGTTTCAAACGTGGCAGGTATTGGAAATGGTGCAAGAAATGGTGTCCTTGTTAAAGGCGGAGAGGTTATGGATAAGTTTGCTAAAGTGGATACCCTAGTATTCGATAAAACAGGGACGCTAACAAAAGGGAAACCAGAAGTGACAGATATTAAGATATTTAATGGCCAGGAAGAGGATGAACTCCTAGGATGGGTTGCTCAGGCAGAGACAATTTCTGAACATCATTTAGGACAAACGATTGTAAAAGAAGCAAAGAAACGAAAACTCGTGCTTGCTGTTGATCAGGTAAATGGAGAAGTTATTAAAGGAAATGGAATCCGTGCGTATGTTGATGGCCATAAATTAGCCATTGGTAATCGAAAATTAATGGATACAGAAAACATTAACCTTCCAATCGAGGCTGCCGATTATGCATTACATCGTGAAAAAGAAGGAAACACCGCTATTTTTTCAGCAGTTGACGGTACGATTGCAGGTATTTTCTCTATTGCAGATCAAATTCGTGAAGATGCACCACGAGCTATTGCTGAGTTAAGAAAAAATGGTATCAAAAAAATTGTGATGTTAACAGGAGATAATGTCCACACGGCAGAATTAGTTGCGAATGAACTTGGCCTAGATGAATTCCATGCAGAATTATTACCTGAAAACAAAGTAGAATATGTGAAAAAATTAAGGTCAGAAGGACATGTAGTTGCGATGGCTGGGGACGGGATTAATGATGCGCCTGCTATTGCAACAGCTGACATTGGTCTTGCAATGGGTGAGGGTGGTACGGATGTATCAATGGAAACGGCTGATGTGGTCCTGATGGCCGATAAGCTCATGCAACTGTCGCATGCTTACTCACTATCGAAAGCAACTATCCGCAATATGAAGCAAAATACGTACTTTGCAGTTGCAATCGTCTTTGTTCTGTTAGCTGGTGTACTGATGGGTTCCGTCCACTTGGCATCAGGTATGTTTATCCATGAGGCTAGCGTGTTAATTGTTATTCTTAATGCAATGAGATTAATCAGATTCAATCGTAAGAGTGAAAAGGAGGAAATAGAGTTAGAACCTGTACATGCACGAATGTAA
- a CDS encoding nitrous oxide-stimulated promoter family protein: MTRQLSDLNNGPKVQKEKEMVTQMIELYCRKKHHHEKLCKECQTVKIYAHRRLSLCRFGEEKSACSNCSIHCYKPKYRDRMKTIMRFSGPWMLLYHPIYSIKHLLNR; this comes from the coding sequence ATGACTAGACAATTATCTGACCTAAATAATGGTCCAAAGGTCCAAAAGGAAAAAGAAATGGTTACGCAAATGATTGAACTGTATTGTCGAAAGAAACACCATCATGAAAAATTATGCAAGGAATGTCAAACTGTAAAAATCTACGCTCATAGAAGGCTCTCACTCTGCCGTTTTGGAGAAGAAAAGAGTGCCTGCTCCAATTGTTCCATCCATTGCTATAAACCAAAATATCGAGATAGAATGAAAACAATAATGCGATTTTCAGGTCCATGGATGCTGTTATATCATCCGATTTATTCAATAAAGCATCTTTTAAATAGGTAA
- the atpB gene encoding F0F1 ATP synthase subunit A, with the protein MHSTRPLVQFFGLTFDLSIILTSTFAAVAVLLIVYLCTRKLTEEKPGKMQNFIEWLVEFVQNIMVNSMGSKNNFFILSAGVGLILYLFIANIQGVPFAVIAGADHATWWKSPTADAHVTMTMAIMLIVYTHFIALRTYGLKKYFKSFLKPFKPLVVINILEQITTTLTLGLRLFGNIYAGEVMLAILVGAVAKGFESGLFTGIGAGLLAAAPLVIWQAFCVFIGGIQAYIFVTLFMVYIGIRVKEVA; encoded by the coding sequence TGCACTCTACACGTCCCCTCGTACAATTTTTCGGATTAACATTTGACCTATCCATAATCCTTACCAGCACATTCGCAGCCGTCGCTGTCCTTCTCATCGTCTATCTTTGCACAAGAAAGCTAACAGAAGAAAAACCCGGAAAAATGCAAAATTTTATAGAATGGCTTGTCGAATTTGTTCAGAACATCATGGTAAATTCTATGGGCAGCAAGAATAATTTCTTTATCCTCTCAGCAGGGGTTGGGCTCATTCTCTATCTTTTCATCGCCAACATCCAAGGTGTTCCATTTGCCGTCATTGCCGGAGCAGACCATGCTACATGGTGGAAATCCCCGACTGCCGATGCTCATGTCACCATGACAATGGCGATTATGTTAATTGTCTACACCCATTTTATTGCTTTACGCACTTATGGACTAAAAAAGTATTTTAAGAGTTTCTTGAAGCCCTTCAAGCCGTTAGTTGTTATTAATATTCTCGAACAAATCACCACCACGCTTACACTTGGTCTCCGATTATTCGGGAATATCTATGCAGGTGAAGTGATGCTTGCCATTCTTGTCGGAGCAGTCGCTAAAGGTTTTGAGTCGGGTCTGTTCACTGGTATTGGAGCAGGGCTACTTGCAGCCGCCCCATTAGTCATTTGGCAGGCATTTTGCGTATTCATCGGCGGTATCCAGGCATACATTTTTGTGACACTTTTCATGGTTTATATTGGTATAAGAGTGAAGGAAGTCGCATAA
- a CDS encoding glutathione peroxidase → MKTVYEFNVKMTNGEEKSLTEYEGKPLLIVNTASKCGLTPQFQGLQELYDKYKEKGLVILGFPCDQFNNQEFANIEETTKFCQVNYGVTFPIFAKVDVNGYNTDPLFTFLKEQKKGLLSRNIKWNFTKFLVDANGQVVERYSPTTEPAKIEEDLKKFFF, encoded by the coding sequence TTGAAAACTGTATATGAATTTAATGTAAAGATGACCAATGGTGAAGAGAAATCGTTAACTGAGTATGAAGGAAAGCCATTACTTATTGTGAATACGGCTAGTAAATGTGGTCTAACTCCTCAATTCCAAGGCCTTCAGGAATTATATGATAAATACAAAGAAAAAGGTTTAGTTATATTAGGTTTCCCCTGTGACCAATTCAACAATCAGGAATTTGCTAACATTGAAGAGACCACAAAGTTCTGCCAGGTAAACTATGGTGTAACCTTTCCCATTTTTGCAAAAGTTGATGTCAATGGCTACAATACTGATCCGTTGTTCACCTTCTTAAAAGAGCAGAAAAAGGGTCTGCTTTCACGTAATATTAAATGGAACTTCACCAAATTTTTGGTCGACGCCAATGGCCAGGTTGTAGAACGCTATTCACCCACTACAGAGCCAGCCAAAATTGAGGAAGATTTAAAAAAGTTCTTTTTCTAA